A genomic stretch from Desulfobotulus mexicanus includes:
- a CDS encoding sensor histidine kinase yields MDIIVAEDHPVSAKLLEKILIRAGHRVHLAADGEEAWDILQKKEARILLTDWMMPRLDGLRLCRRVRETPSTSYVYIILLTARDATEDLLSGFEAGADDYIAKPVNPDELMARIRVGLRHLSMEDRHEKTLRQLMNTEKMASLGHLAAGMAHEINNPLSFLASNIRTLGKYTKEVQTFFTEYQGLAKEIEVKDTKTEHILQRMHALEASAEIAYILEDLTALVGESGEGIERIKKIVEDMRIFTHPGSQTPQLTDVRQCLSESLALAEKKFGKPLPVKKDLAELPLLSCYPGQLTQALFNICINGMQALDEKGELHIQSFRSDDHHIVIQIRDTGHGIAPEILPKIFDPFFTTKPAGKGTGLGLHVAYTLIQQHGGHIEVNSEPNKGSTFRIHLPADGVKIQKNSQSSPQKSQDGP; encoded by the coding sequence ATGGATATCATTGTTGCCGAAGATCATCCTGTTTCCGCAAAACTTCTTGAAAAAATCCTGATAAGGGCCGGACACAGGGTCCATCTGGCAGCAGACGGTGAAGAAGCCTGGGATATTCTCCAAAAAAAGGAAGCCCGTATTCTTCTGACAGACTGGATGATGCCCCGCCTCGATGGTCTCAGGCTCTGCCGCAGGGTACGTGAAACCCCTTCCACATCCTATGTATATATCATTCTTCTCACGGCAAGGGATGCCACAGAGGATCTTCTTTCCGGCTTTGAAGCCGGAGCCGATGACTATATTGCCAAACCAGTAAATCCCGACGAGCTCATGGCCCGTATCCGGGTGGGCCTTCGGCATCTGTCCATGGAAGACCGCCATGAAAAAACCCTGCGCCAGCTCATGAACACGGAAAAAATGGCATCCCTTGGGCATCTGGCTGCGGGTATGGCCCACGAAATCAACAACCCCTTAAGTTTTCTTGCCAGCAACATCCGGACCCTCGGAAAATACACAAAAGAAGTGCAGACCTTTTTTACAGAATATCAGGGCCTCGCAAAGGAGATTGAAGTCAAAGACACAAAAACAGAACATATTCTTCAGAGAATGCACGCCCTTGAAGCCAGCGCAGAGATTGCCTATATCCTTGAAGATCTCACAGCCCTTGTGGGTGAATCCGGAGAAGGAATAGAACGCATTAAAAAAATTGTGGAAGACATGCGCATCTTCACCCATCCGGGCAGCCAGACACCCCAGCTTACGGACGTCCGCCAGTGCCTCAGCGAAAGCCTTGCCCTTGCTGAAAAAAAATTCGGAAAACCCCTGCCCGTAAAAAAAGATCTGGCAGAGCTGCCTCTGCTTTCCTGTTATCCCGGCCAGCTCACGCAGGCACTTTTCAACATCTGCATCAATGGCATGCAGGCCCTGGACGAAAAAGGAGAGCTTCATATCCAGAGCTTCAGAAGCGATGACCATCATATTGTAATCCAGATACGGGATACAGGACACGGTATTGCACCTGAAATCCTGCCAAAAATATTCGACCCCTTTTTCACCACAAAGCCGGCGGGCAAAGGAACAGGACTGGGTCTGCATGTGGCCTATACCCTGATCCAGCAGCATGGCGGGCATATCGAAGTTAACAGTGAGCCGAATAAAGGCAGCACCTTCCGTATTCATCTGCCTGCAGACGGCGTAAAAATACAGAAAAACAGTCAGAGCAGCCCTCAGAAATCACAGGATGGACCATGA
- a CDS encoding ATP-binding protein, producing MNSPHFFHSETARILAETAARAAIGIVLVQDSPEITGEILYMNSHMKTLCQHDAKVGNQSQTIKEILLMGNEGRGLLLLPESEYGTPVEVAHCIRPLENTPVDIYYIRDISDQIQKEKQLIEYSHNLERMVEKNTMDLQNTLKNLRQTQSQLIQSEKMASLGQLAAGVAHEINNPVGFVKSNLGTVRDYFEDIFELFDAFDRLEKDIENKKDSTATREKIKKIRARIDLDFIREDHQAVITESLEGIERVARIVSDLKDFSHTGKIDTELTDIHQCLESTLNIVRNEVKYKAEIIREFQPIPQILSVPQKLSQVFMNILINAAQAIEKQGTITLATFIDNSFIVVDITDSGEGIPEDILPKIFDPFFTTKPVGKGTGLGLNISYNIMHQLGGDINVRSTPGKGSTFSIRIPLREP from the coding sequence ATGAATTCCCCTCATTTTTTTCACTCAGAAACCGCCCGTATTTTAGCAGAAACGGCTGCCAGAGCTGCCATAGGCATTGTTCTTGTGCAGGACAGCCCCGAAATAACCGGGGAAATTCTTTACATGAACAGTCATATGAAAACACTCTGCCAGCATGATGCAAAAGTTGGCAATCAGAGCCAGACCATAAAAGAAATTCTGCTCATGGGCAATGAAGGCCGGGGGCTGCTGCTTCTCCCGGAGTCCGAATACGGTACTCCCGTGGAGGTGGCACACTGCATACGTCCCCTTGAAAATACCCCCGTTGATATTTATTATATTAGGGATATCAGTGACCAGATCCAAAAGGAAAAACAGCTCATAGAGTACAGCCACAACCTTGAGCGTATGGTTGAAAAAAATACCATGGATCTGCAGAACACCCTGAAAAATTTAAGGCAAACCCAGTCCCAGCTCATACAGTCGGAGAAAATGGCTTCGCTGGGACAACTGGCCGCAGGCGTTGCCCATGAAATCAACAATCCCGTCGGTTTTGTCAAAAGCAACCTTGGCACCGTACGCGATTATTTTGAAGATATTTTTGAACTTTTTGATGCCTTTGACAGGCTGGAAAAAGATATTGAGAATAAAAAAGACTCTACTGCAACCAGAGAAAAAATAAAAAAAATCCGTGCCCGGATTGATCTGGATTTTATCCGTGAAGACCATCAGGCCGTCATTACTGAATCTTTAGAAGGCATAGAACGGGTAGCCCGCATTGTGTCTGACTTAAAGGATTTTTCCCACACAGGGAAAATAGATACAGAATTAACGGACATCCACCAATGCCTGGAGTCCACACTGAATATTGTACGAAACGAGGTTAAATATAAAGCAGAAATTATCAGAGAATTTCAGCCCATCCCCCAGATTCTTTCGGTTCCGCAGAAACTCAGTCAGGTTTTCATGAATATTTTAATCAATGCGGCCCAGGCCATTGAAAAACAGGGAACCATAACCCTGGCTACATTCATTGATAATTCCTTCATTGTTGTGGATATAACAGATTCCGGAGAAGGCATTCCCGAAGACATTCTCCCTAAAATTTTCGACCCCTTTTTCACCACCAAACCCGTGGGAAAGGGAACAGGTCTTGGCCTCAACATCTCATACAATATCATGCATCAGCTCGGCGGCGACATTAACGTCCGCAGCACACCGGGCAAAGGCAGCACCTTCAGCATACGTATTCCCTTAAGAGAACCATGA
- a CDS encoding Rpn family recombination-promoting nuclease/putative transposase, giving the protein MCTGPCVRLWRKIPCQRKRRKVSSGEAFLFHVFFKKILDVEGHAEELVRSSLPPAILEGLDLSTLKEEKGSFLGEELSEYFSDLLYTCQFKGALIRIALLFEHKSYVDHDLPFQIHLYTGGFWERCRKQKIERTPIIPIVIYHGERKWQPGLLSDCFKELPSMIKPFIPDSEYIFVDLSNWSDEEINNKLFAMVSMKFCMLILKNIFDPDKLKDNIKEYFELASSLFEDEEGLKIIKNAIEYIFKATDLQPEYVAETIGTVSLKGKELAMTTAERLMNEGRNQGEEIGVLKGMYNEKYQTIMELRDFKMKPEEIAKITRLTPEKVKEVLAAGDKGLDLLIGNNATKH; this is encoded by the coding sequence ATGTGTACAGGACCGTGTGTGAGGCTGTGGAGGAAAATTCCCTGCCAAAGGAAAAGAAGGAAGGTTAGTTCAGGGGAGGCCTTCCTCTTCCATGTTTTTTTCAAGAAGATTTTAGATGTAGAGGGCCATGCAGAGGAACTGGTACGCTCATCCCTGCCACCTGCCATACTTGAGGGACTAGATCTGAGTACCCTGAAGGAGGAAAAGGGTTCCTTTTTGGGTGAGGAATTATCAGAGTATTTTTCTGATCTCCTTTACACCTGCCAGTTTAAAGGTGCGCTGATCCGTATCGCCCTTTTGTTTGAGCATAAAAGCTATGTGGATCATGATCTTCCTTTTCAGATTCATTTATACACGGGTGGTTTCTGGGAACGCTGCCGTAAGCAGAAGATAGAACGAACCCCCATAATTCCCATAGTGATTTATCATGGAGAAAGAAAATGGCAGCCCGGTCTTCTCAGTGACTGCTTTAAAGAGCTGCCCTCTATGATAAAGCCCTTCATTCCGGATTCAGAGTACATTTTTGTGGATCTTTCAAACTGGTCAGATGAAGAGATCAATAATAAGCTCTTTGCCATGGTTTCCATGAAGTTCTGTATGCTCATTTTAAAGAACATTTTTGATCCTGATAAGCTGAAAGACAATATAAAGGAATATTTTGAGCTGGCATCTTCATTATTTGAAGATGAAGAAGGTCTGAAGATAATCAAAAATGCCATCGAGTACATTTTTAAAGCCACAGATCTTCAGCCTGAATATGTGGCTGAGACCATAGGTACTGTAAGCCTGAAAGGAAAGGAGCTTGCCATGACTACAGCGGAAAGATTGATGAATGAGGGCCGTAATCAAGGCGAAGAAATTGGTGTGCTTAAGGGCATGTACAACGAGAAGTATCAGACCATCATGGAGCTTCGGGATTTCAAAATGAAGCCCGAGGAGATAGCCAAGATTACAAGGCTTACCCCCGAAAAAGTTAAGGAAGTCCTTGCTGCCGGTGACAAGGGTCTGGATCTGCTCATAGGCAATAATGCCACCAAGCATTAG
- the polA gene encoding DNA polymerase I gives MTAPTLYLIDGSAYIYRSYHAIRNLSSSKGEPTNATFGFTRTIIKLMESYSPEYAGVLFDAKGPTFRHEIYPEYKANRPPMPEDLVCQIDRIHTITKALGLPILRMEGWEADDLAGTLALQAKNAGFHVVLVTGDKDFLQLVDENTRIFDPMKDVWSDVALLKEKFGFDARGIVDMMALTGDSSDNIPGVPGIGPKTATALIKEYGSLEKIYEALPLMGKKKVVENLANNREKAFLSRKLAAIDCHAPIEFKPEEWRKKDSDNALLVSLFRELDFRQLQESFSAEGSTAPEKSEVVKDYQAIFSIKDLKIAAEAIKKAGIMAFDTETTGLDALSAGLVGISFSWKEDQGVYIPLGHLGEDFPAQLSLKEIREELEGLFSDPDIIKVAQNLKYDWTVLSRQGISLEGPLKDTLITSYLIDPTRSSHSLDALAMDMLGHRTIQYKDVVPKKGMGFEHASLEKALPYACEDADITLALWKKLQPELEEKKLTTLFETLEMPLVPVLMRMEERGIAVDREKLRNLSASMEKELSSITVEIHELAGSEFNINSPQQMGHILFEVLGLPVQKKTKKKTGYSTDVSVLESLADKHPLPAKVLRHRTLTKLKNTYADALQELAHPASGRIHTSFNQGVTATGRLSSSNPNLQNIPIRTEEGREIRKVFIPHEGWSMMAADYSQIELRLLAHYSEDRILMESFKENEDIHTRTAAEIFQVFPEFMTEELRRQAKTINFGIMYGMGPYKLAGELGISQKMAKTYITHYFARYAGVKAFMEKTVEEAREKGFTTTLFGRIRPLPDINSPNHNLRQMAERIAVNTPIQGSAADLIKMAMIQMDAALKENSMQTQMLLTVHDELVFEVPEEEKEKTAGMVRQIMENVAALKVPLLVNLAFGNNWSEAH, from the coding sequence ATGACAGCACCCACCCTTTATCTCATAGACGGTTCCGCCTATATTTACCGAAGCTATCACGCCATACGCAACCTTTCCAGCTCTAAAGGTGAACCCACCAATGCCACCTTCGGTTTCACCCGAACCATCATAAAACTCATGGAAAGCTATAGCCCCGAATATGCCGGCGTGCTCTTTGATGCCAAAGGCCCCACCTTCCGCCATGAAATATACCCGGAATACAAGGCCAACCGACCCCCCATGCCGGAAGACCTTGTATGCCAGATTGACCGCATCCATACCATCACCAAAGCCCTTGGCCTTCCCATTCTCCGCATGGAAGGATGGGAAGCCGATGACCTTGCGGGCACGCTTGCACTACAGGCAAAAAATGCAGGATTCCATGTGGTGCTGGTGACAGGGGACAAGGATTTTCTGCAGCTTGTGGATGAAAACACGAGAATCTTTGACCCCATGAAGGATGTCTGGAGCGATGTGGCGCTTTTAAAGGAAAAATTCGGTTTTGATGCAAGGGGAATCGTGGATATGATGGCCCTGACCGGAGACAGCTCCGACAATATTCCCGGTGTACCCGGCATCGGACCCAAAACCGCCACAGCCCTGATAAAAGAATACGGAAGCCTTGAAAAAATCTATGAGGCCCTTCCTTTAATGGGCAAAAAAAAGGTGGTGGAAAACCTCGCAAACAACAGGGAAAAGGCCTTTTTAAGCCGGAAGCTGGCGGCCATAGACTGCCATGCGCCCATAGAATTCAAACCCGAAGAGTGGCGAAAAAAAGATAGCGACAATGCCTTACTGGTATCCCTTTTCCGGGAGCTTGATTTCCGTCAGCTTCAGGAAAGCTTTAGCGCAGAAGGCAGCACTGCCCCGGAAAAATCAGAAGTCGTGAAGGATTATCAGGCCATCTTCAGCATAAAAGATTTAAAAATTGCCGCAGAAGCCATAAAAAAAGCAGGCATCATGGCCTTTGATACGGAAACAACAGGTCTTGATGCCCTGTCCGCAGGTCTTGTGGGTATCTCTTTCAGCTGGAAAGAGGATCAGGGGGTTTATATTCCACTGGGGCATCTGGGTGAAGACTTCCCTGCCCAGCTTTCCCTTAAAGAGATCAGAGAAGAACTTGAAGGCCTTTTTTCTGATCCGGATATCATCAAAGTTGCCCAGAATCTCAAATACGACTGGACAGTGCTCTCCCGTCAGGGAATCAGCCTTGAAGGCCCCTTAAAAGACACCCTCATTACAAGCTATCTCATTGATCCCACCCGCAGCAGCCACAGTCTGGATGCACTGGCCATGGACATGCTGGGCCACAGAACCATTCAATATAAAGATGTGGTGCCTAAAAAAGGGATGGGTTTTGAACATGCATCCTTGGAAAAAGCCCTGCCCTATGCCTGTGAGGATGCGGATATCACCCTTGCCCTCTGGAAAAAACTTCAACCTGAGCTGGAAGAAAAAAAGCTCACAACCCTATTTGAAACCCTTGAAATGCCCCTTGTTCCGGTTCTCATGCGCATGGAAGAAAGGGGCATTGCCGTTGACCGGGAAAAGCTCCGCAACCTTTCGGCATCCATGGAAAAGGAGCTTTCTTCCATCACCGTAGAAATCCATGAACTGGCAGGCTCGGAGTTCAATATCAATTCTCCCCAGCAGATGGGCCATATTCTCTTTGAGGTTCTAGGGCTGCCCGTACAGAAAAAGACCAAAAAGAAGACGGGCTATTCCACGGATGTTTCCGTGCTGGAAAGCCTTGCGGACAAACATCCCCTTCCGGCAAAGGTGCTGCGGCACAGAACCCTTACCAAGCTTAAAAACACCTATGCCGATGCCCTGCAGGAACTGGCACACCCTGCAAGCGGCAGAATCCATACCAGCTTCAATCAGGGAGTAACTGCCACGGGCCGTCTTTCAAGCTCCAACCCCAATCTGCAGAACATTCCAATCCGCACGGAGGAAGGCCGGGAAATCCGTAAGGTTTTCATCCCCCATGAAGGATGGAGCATGATGGCTGCGGATTATTCGCAGATTGAGCTGCGCCTTCTGGCCCATTATTCCGAAGACAGGATTCTCATGGAATCCTTTAAAGAAAACGAAGACATTCACACAAGAACCGCTGCGGAGATTTTTCAGGTTTTCCCGGAATTCATGACAGAAGAACTACGGCGTCAGGCAAAAACCATCAACTTCGGCATTATGTATGGCATGGGCCCTTACAAGCTGGCAGGAGAACTGGGCATAAGCCAGAAAATGGCCAAAACCTATATCACCCACTATTTCGCACGCTATGCTGGCGTAAAGGCCTTTATGGAAAAAACCGTGGAAGAAGCCAGGGAAAAGGGCTTCACCACCACCCTTTTTGGCCGTATCCGCCCCCTGCCCGACATAAACAGCCCCAACCACAACCTGAGGCAGATGGCCGAACGAATTGCCGTGAATACACCCATACAGGGTTCTGCCGCAGATCTCATCAAAATGGCCATGATTCAGATGGATGCGGCTTTAAAGGAAAACTCCATGCAGACCCAGATGCTGCTGACCGTACATGACGAACTGGTTTTTGAAGTGCCGGAAGAGGAAAAGGAAAAAACCGCAGGAATGGTCAGGCAGATCATGGAAAATGTGGCTGCCCTCAAGGTGCCTCTCCTTGTCAACCTTGCCTTTGGAAACAACTGGTCCGAGGCCCACTGA
- a CDS encoding CoA-binding protein — MSKGRILKEDVDIQSALKDAKIIAVLGMSPKPERDSNKVGRYMMAAGYDLIPVNPAKGEILGLVVQEKIEDLAPGSVDILDVFRKSEDVAGHVDAAISLKPKLVWMQLGVENMEAAERLMAAGIDVIMDKCIKVEHARLVV; from the coding sequence ATGAGTAAAGGACGCATACTGAAAGAGGATGTGGATATTCAATCGGCTCTTAAGGATGCAAAGATCATTGCTGTTTTAGGTATGAGCCCTAAGCCTGAGCGGGATTCCAACAAGGTGGGCCGCTATATGATGGCTGCCGGTTATGATCTGATTCCCGTGAATCCGGCAAAGGGAGAAATCCTTGGTCTGGTTGTGCAGGAAAAGATAGAAGATCTGGCACCGGGTTCCGTGGATATTCTGGATGTGTTCAGGAAGTCAGAGGATGTGGCAGGCCATGTGGATGCGGCCATATCCTTAAAGCCAAAGCTTGTCTGGATGCAGCTGGGTGTGGAGAACATGGAGGCTGCGGAAAGGCTTATGGCGGCTGGCATTGACGTGATTATGGATAAATGCATCAAGGTGGAACATGCAAGACTTGTTGTCTGA
- a CDS encoding RNA-guided endonuclease TnpB family protein, translated as MTETFIHEIPLITTPHDEAVLDVRLDAGRNLYNACLRESLRRLDLMRESKMFRAARKTPKSKERTALFNECNNRFDFKEYSIHAFAAKTCKACWLGDHLDAFTIQKTASRAFNAVKEYAFGGRGRPRFKRYGWFTSIEGKSNASGIRWRKGRVLWNGLDIASRFDLKDKHGVEAHALSCRVKYLRLIKRTIKGKICWFVQLVLEGKPHQKRKNELSEDICGLDIGPSTIAIVGTKNAVLTQFCDEVVQPWKEIRRKQRAQDRSRRASNPDNYNEDGTIKKGSRKWHRSNRYKKRQKQIAECQRKLAATRKKQHGELCNKILSLGKNVKTEQLSYKSFQKNYGRSVSVRGPGMFITEITRKAANAGGGVELINTRTTRLSQTCICGTIKKKSLSQRHHICSCGVTAQRDLFSAFLAKHCSNNTLGIHQANKDWSAAEPLLRRAMSRVTETASRRSVPSSFGIRRQSCSSVKDRSECIEVVDAVAVRREPRRDAALAVRTPWL; from the coding sequence ATGACTGAAACCTTCATACATGAGATACCGCTGATAACAACACCCCATGACGAGGCAGTGCTTGATGTGCGTCTGGATGCGGGAAGGAACCTGTACAACGCCTGCTTGCGTGAGTCTTTGCGCAGGCTGGATCTCATGCGTGAATCAAAGATGTTTCGAGCTGCACGCAAAACTCCCAAAAGTAAAGAAAGAACTGCCCTATTCAATGAGTGCAATAACAGGTTTGATTTTAAAGAATACAGCATTCATGCCTTTGCAGCAAAAACCTGTAAAGCCTGCTGGCTTGGGGATCACCTTGATGCATTCACAATCCAGAAGACAGCCTCAAGAGCGTTTAATGCCGTAAAAGAATATGCCTTTGGTGGACGGGGAAGACCCCGTTTCAAAAGATACGGTTGGTTCACCTCCATTGAAGGCAAAAGCAATGCTTCGGGTATTCGATGGAGGAAGGGGCGTGTTCTCTGGAACGGTCTTGATATAGCTTCAAGGTTTGATCTGAAGGATAAACATGGTGTCGAGGCTCATGCCCTTTCATGCCGGGTTAAATATCTGCGTCTTATAAAACGGACCATCAAAGGTAAAATCTGCTGGTTTGTTCAGCTTGTCCTTGAGGGAAAACCCCATCAAAAGAGAAAAAATGAGCTTTCAGAGGATATATGCGGTCTGGATATTGGCCCTTCAACCATTGCCATTGTCGGCACAAAAAATGCCGTTCTCACTCAATTTTGTGATGAAGTCGTCCAGCCATGGAAAGAAATCAGACGCAAACAGCGAGCCCAGGACAGAAGCCGCAGGGCAAGCAATCCCGATAACTACAATGAGGATGGTACGATAAAAAAAGGATCACGGAAATGGCACCGCTCAAACCGATACAAAAAACGCCAAAAACAGATTGCTGAATGTCAAAGAAAACTTGCTGCAACCAGAAAAAAACAGCATGGAGAGCTTTGCAACAAAATTCTAAGCCTTGGCAAAAATGTAAAGACGGAACAATTATCCTATAAATCCTTCCAGAAAAACTATGGGCGCAGTGTTTCAGTGCGTGGCCCAGGAATGTTTATCACTGAAATAACCCGCAAAGCTGCAAATGCTGGCGGTGGTGTTGAGCTGATAAATACCCGGACAACCCGCCTTTCCCAAACCTGTATCTGCGGCACTATCAAGAAAAAATCCCTCAGCCAGCGTCATCATATTTGCAGTTGTGGTGTAACGGCTCAAAGGGATCTATTTTCGGCTTTTCTGGCAAAACATTGTAGCAACAACACCCTTGGCATCCATCAGGCGAATAAAGACTGGTCGGCTGCGGAACCGCTGCTGCGACGGGCGATGTCAAGGGTAACAGAAACAGCAAGTCGGAGGTCTGTGCCTTCGAGCTTCGGTATCCGGAGACAGAGCTGTTCGTCCGTCAAAGACAGATCGGAATGTATCGAGGTCGTGGATGCTGTAGCCGTAAGGCGAGAGCCACGAAGAGATGCAGCCCTTGCTGTCAGAACCCCCTGGCTTTAG
- the tnpA gene encoding IS200/IS605 family transposase — protein sequence MKYKNNNNVVYSCKYHVIWCSKYRRQVLTGAVAERLKDLINQVASERQSEVIELKIMPDHVHLLIEVDPQYGIHRLVKQLKGYSSRILRKEFSTIKSRLPTLWTNSYFVATVGGAPLSIIKQYIEEQKNR from the coding sequence ATGAAATATAAAAACAATAACAATGTCGTATACTCCTGTAAATACCATGTAATATGGTGTTCAAAATATAGAAGACAAGTATTGACAGGAGCCGTTGCTGAACGGCTCAAAGATCTTATAAATCAAGTTGCTTCTGAGCGTCAATCTGAGGTCATTGAACTGAAAATTATGCCGGATCATGTGCATCTGCTGATAGAAGTTGATCCCCAATATGGCATTCACAGGTTGGTAAAGCAGCTTAAAGGCTATTCATCAAGGATACTACGCAAGGAATTTTCAACTATAAAGTCACGCCTGCCAACTCTCTGGACAAACAGTTATTTTGTGGCAACGGTAGGAGGTGCGCCTCTTTCCATAATAAAACAGTACATCGAGGAACAGAAGAACCGATGA